The DNA sequence GATTCGACTTTGGGGAACACGCGGCAGCATCCCAACGCCCAGCACCAGCTCCTTCGTCACCTCCCGTTACGGAGGCGACACCACATGCGTGTCCGTGGAGTCCGGCGACAGCATGATCATCATCGACGGAGGTTCCGGCCTGCGCCTCCTCGGTCTGGAACTGGCCCGCCGCAAAACCCCGGTCCACGCCACCTTTTTCTTCAGCCACGTCCACTGGGATCACATCCAGGGCTTCCCCTTCTTCCTCCCGGCCTTCAAACCCGGCAACAGCTTCGACCTCTACGGACCCCGCCTCAACCCCACCCCGGGCTTCGTCGGTGGCATTCTTGAAAAGGCCCTCCGCGGCCAACAACAAGACCTCAACTTCCCCGTCGAACTGAAGGACATGCCCGCCAAGATGAACTTCCGCGACCTCGATCCCGACAGCGTGGTGGAAATCCCCACCTCCATCGGCAAGTTGGTCGTCTCCAATGGCGTCCTTCACCACCCCGGCGGCTGCTACGGCTACCGCATCGAGGAACACATTGCCGGCCAGCCGGTCAAAATATTCGCTTTCGCCACCGACACAGAACACCTCGACGACCTCGACCCCAACGTCCAGAAACTCATCAAAGACGCGGGCCTGATCCTCTACGACGCCCAGTACACCGAGGACGAGTACAACGGGGTCGGCACCATCAGCCACAAGGGCTGGGGCCATTCCACCTGGCAATGGGGTTTGAAAGAAGGCCGGACCGCCGGGGTCAAACACATCCTCCTCCACCACCACGACCCCCTCCACGACGACGATGCCGTGAGTGCCATCGAAAGCGCTGCCAAGGAAGCCGGTGCCAAGTTGGGCATCAAGGTCGAAGCCGCCGTCCAGGGCACGGAATACGTGCTTTAATCCCGTATCATTTAAACCCGCAGGTGCTCGTGCCGCTTGACGGAGTTGACTTGTTTCCCGCCTTTCCCCTACCCTTTTCTACTACTTCGCACCGTTAGCTTAGCGGTAGAGCGTCCGCTTCACACGCGGAAGGTCGCTGGTTCGATCCCAGCACGGTGCACACCCATTTCTTGCCCTTCATCATTCTTCAACTGGCCCCTGCTTTCCGTCTTCCTATTGTCCAGCGCCCCCCGAATCCGATTTCCCTTTGCGAACTACACGGTAAACTCTTCCCATGAAAATTGCCCTCGCCGCCGACCATGGTGGCTTCGAACTCAAGGAAAAACTCAAGGGCTCGCTCATCGCCCAAGGCCATGAGGTCCTTGATTTCGGACCCGATCACTATGACAAACAGGACGACTACCCCGACTTCGGCAAACCCGCGGCCCAGGCCGTTTCCCAGGGCAAAGCCGACCGCGGCATTCTGATGTGCAACAACGGCATCGGCATGTCCATCCTGGCCAACAAAAACCCCGGAGTGCGTGCTGCGGTCGTTTACAACGAAAACTCCGCCCGCGACACCCGCGAGCACCATGACTCCAACGTCCTCTGTCTCGGCGGCCAGGAATTCCCCCCGGAACGTCTGCTCGGTTTCATCGACATCTGGCTGAAGACCCCCTTCGCCGGCGGCCGCCATGAGCGTCGCATGGAAAAAATCCGCGCCTTGGAAACGTAAACGCTCGAGAAAAACCCAAGCTTTCCTCCGCATCTCAGTGCGAGAAGATCGACCCTTCCCCATCTCGAATGGAGAATTAGAGCGCTTGGCGTTTAATTAGCAGTGGTTTCAACTCGTTTCTCTTATTTGCTCTTGTGCGCGTTCTCTTTAATCCAGAGCGGGCGGGAACGAACCGATGATTGAACAGCAAACGCTCTGGGCGAAGTGGCAACCCAAGATCTCCAGATGGCTTTCTGATCTCCGGCGCGGGCACGCTTGGTTACGGACAATCTCTCCGATTCTCAACTTATTCAGCAAAACCGCCTTCTTGGAAAAATAGCAACCCGAGGAATTTCATGGAGCGTAGCTTGCTTCTGTCAAGGATCGTTGAGAGGCCGATGCTCAAGGGATGGGTTTTGATTTGAACCAATAGATCCGCCAATCCGAGCTTCAAACGGCCCGATCCACCCGGGGAAAGATTGGCTCTTGTGACCGGATGGATGGTCGAACCGGGCGGGTAGGTGTAAAGCCGGCACAGCCTTCGATTGTTGGTTTTCTCAGTCTGGAGATTGCCCGATTTGATACTCTGTTCCCGGTAAAGAATGTTATGCAAACAGGCCGCATAATCTGGGACAAAACAATGCCAGAACAACGTATAGGGCTCGAGAAGGCCGGCCAGATCGGCGAGCAATTCTTCCCTGAAAGCGGGTTCGCACAGGCGCGCATCTCCCAGAATCAGATTTTTTCTGAGTTTGAGGACTTCGTGGATGGCTGCGCGATAACGGCAGTTGCGGAAATAGCCCTCATGGTTGAGGGCATTGTCCATAAAATCATCAAAACACACAAAATCGGTTTGTTCTTTTTGCTTTTTGATGAAGGTGGTTTTGCCTGAACCGTGCAAACCAGCCAACAGAAGGATCCGGGGTGCTTCTGGAAAAGCATCGGTGTTGTTTGTGCTCATGGGGCAGTTTCTGATTAAAGTTGAAGCGATCAGTAAAAAAGAGAGCGTTGGGGGTTCTTGTGTAACTTCCGTGATTTTTGATTAATGGGACTTTGCCATGGGGACGGGATGCAAAACACTGCTTTTTTTCAAAAGGAAGTCGGATTGACCGAGTCCAAGGGAATTTCCGGTGCACACACGCCAGCCGACCCCAAAAACGTCAAGAAAAGCCGGAAAAGGGCAATCCAGACTCAAAAGGCTCCCCTGACCTCCTTTGCAGACTGTCGCCACGAAGGTGAGTTCGTGGCGACAAGCACTTCACTTCTTCCCCAAAATCCGGTCCGGATTAAGCGCCTTCAATTCCGGCGTGGTGAAGATCCCGTCCTTGCGGATGAGTTTCCCGTCGAACCACACTTCGCCCCCGCCGTAGTCCTTGCGCTGGATGCAGACCATGTCCCAGTGGACCTGGGAACGGTTGCCGTTGTCCGCTTCCTCGTAGGCCTGCCCGGGGGTGAAGTGGAACGACCCGGCGATCTTCTCATCAAAGAGGATGTCCCGCATCGGGTGCAGGATGTGGGGATTGAAGCCTAGGGAAAATTCCCCGATGTAACGCGCCCCGGCGTCGGAATCGAGGATCTCGTTCAAACGCTTCGTGTTGTTGCTCGTCGCCTCCACCACTTTGCCCTTGGAAAACTTCAGGCAGATGTTGTCGAAGGAAACCCCCTGGTAGAGCGACGGCGCGTTGAAGCTGACCTGGCCTTCGACACTGTCCTTGACCGGACAGGAATAGACTTCGCCGTCGGGGATGTTGCGTTCACCGCCGCAGATGACCGCGCCGATGTCCTTGATGGAAAAGCGCAGGTCCGTGCCCGGCCCCTTGAGATGGACACGGTCGGTCTTGGCCATCAACCGTTGCAGGGCCTGCATCCCCGGGACCATCTTCCGGTAGTCGAGCGTGCAGACGCGGAAGTAGAAGTCCTCGAACTGTTCCGTACTGATCTGCGCCTGCTGGGCCATGGCCGGGGTCGGCCAGCGCAGGACGACCCACTTGGTCTTCTTGATCCGCCAATCCATCACCGGGCGGAGGATCTTCCCGGCCAGTTTCATTTTCTCGGAAGGGATGTCGGAGGACTCGAAGATGTTGTGCGAGCCGCGCAGGGCGATGTAGGCCTGCATGCCTTTCATCCGCTGCAATTCGATCCGGCCGCCGAACTTCAGCTGTTCCTCCGTGATCCCAAGCATCACGGCCCGTCCCACCCGCGCATGGTGTTGCTGCACATACGGGATGGCGCCGCGCTTGTAGACCGCGCGCACCAAGGCCACCACCATCTCGTCGGGAATATCGAAGGCATCGATCAATACCTTTTCCCCTTTTTTCAAATCGGTGGAGTATCCGGTCAAGACTTCGGCCAAACGGTCAAAACGGGTGTCGGAGAGCATCCCGAAAAAGTAACCCGGCCCCGGAGGGTGGCAAGTGGGAAGGGTCCATGGCTTTTCCCGGCATCGACAGTCCCCTTCTCTGGTCTATGATGATGATTGTATGAAATCGATGGCCGCCACCCTGGTTCTCCTACCCACCTTGATGCTTTCGCCGGTCCCCCTCCGGGCCGCTGATAAAAAAGCCCCGGCCACCACGCCACCCACGGCCCCTGCCACCCTCGAGGCCACCTTGTCGGGCACGGCCACCATCGAGCTGCGCAGCGACGTCAAACAATACCTGGCCGGGCTGGAACTCGTTCTGGTCCCGGAACCCGCCGCCGCCGAGATCAAAAAAGTCCGCGAGGAACGCTGGCGCGAGCGGGCCTCCCGCTTCCGTTTCAACGACGGCTTCAACAACCTCGACCTCCAGGCCATCGGGGTGGAAGCCATCCGCCATGAAATCGCCCGCGCCACGGTCGATGCCTCGGGCAAATACCAATTCAAGGCCCTCAAGCCCGGTTCTTACAGGATCTACGGCCAATACAAAAGCCACTACGCCGCCGGTTATTGGCTCATCCCCGTGGTGATCAAAAAAGCCGGGGAGGCCGTGACCCTCGACATCCACAATGGCAACTTCGCCGAAGTTTATAATTATCAGAAGTAGCCGTCCGCGATGACCTTCGACCTCTGGTTACAGAACGAACTCCGTCTTGATGCCGAGCAGGAGCTGACCCGGGAGTTGCGCGTCCTGCCCGCTGGAACCGTCCTCTTTTCCACCAACGATTACCTTGGGCTCTCCTCCCACCGCAAAGTGCGGGAGGCGGCACTGGCGGCACTGGATGACGCCCCGGTCGGCGCCCGCGCCGCCCGCACCCTCTCGGGCAACCAATTCCCTCACGCTCTTTTGGAAGAAAAGATCGCCGCCCTGAAACACAGTGCCCGGGCCCTTCTTTTTACCAGTGGTTACGCAGCCGCTTGCGGCACCCTCCCCTCCCTGGCCGGACCGGGCGACACCGTCATCCTCGACAAAAAAGCCCATGCCTGCCTGCTCGACGGGGCCCGGCTATCCGGAGCCACGCTGCGCGTCTTCGAACACAACCAGCCCGGTCACCTGGAGGACATCTGCCGCTGGACCCGCGAGAAAGAAGCCGGCGCGCGCATCCTCATCGTGGTCGAGTCGGTCTATTCCATGGACGGCGATACCGCGCCTTTGTCGGCGATTTGCGACATCAAAGAACGTTACGGCGCCTGGCTGATGGTGGACGAGGCCCATGCCACCGGCGTCTTTGGGGCGGAAGGTCGCGGCCTGTGCAACGAGCCCCAAATCCAGGGCCGGGTTGAAGTGCAGATGGGCACGCTGGGCAAGGCCCTCGGCACCGCCGGAGGATTCATCACCGGATCCAATGCCCTGATCGAACTGCTGGTCAACCGGGCCCGCTCGTTCCTCTTCACCACCGCACCACCCCCCGCGCTGGCGGCCGCCGCGGCCGCGGCGGTGGACCTTGTCCTTTCCAAAGAAGGCCACGAACTGCGGCTGCGCCTGGCCCGTCATTTGGAACAACTCCTGCACGCCCTCCCGGCTTTGAAGATACACAGTCCGATTGTTCCCGTGCCGGTGGGCCAGGAAGCCGAAGCCACCCGCTGGTCGGAAACCCTCTTGGAGAAAGGGATCTATGTTCCAGCCGTCCGGTCACCAACTGTCGCCAAAGGCGACGCCCGCCTGCGCATTTCCCTCACTGCCGCCCACCGCGAAGAAGACATCCTCTCCCTGGCCTCGCACCTCAGGCCCCTGATGGGGAGTTCAGGAAAACCATGAATGTTCCCGAAATCGCATTGGACAAAGCCCACGTCTGGCACCCGTTCACCCCGAACGACCTCTGGCTCGATTCGACTTTCGAGCCGATCGTCATTGCCTCCGGCGAAGGGGCCAAACTCACCGACACCGCAGGGCGGTGCTATCTGGACGGCAATTCCTCCATCTGGACCAACCTCCACGGCCACCGCCGCCCAGAAATCAACCAGGCCATCCTCGATCAGTTGGGCCGCGTTGCCCACAGCTCCTTCCTCGGCCTGACCAACCTGCCCGCCCCGCAACTGGCCGCCCGTCTGGCCACGTTGGCCGGACCTCCCCTGACGCGCGCCTTTTTCTCCGACGACGGGTCCACCGCCATGGAAGCAGCCCTCAAAATCGCCTACCAATTCTTCCAGCAAAACGGCCAGCCCCGGCGCAAGACCTTCCTCTCCCTCGGTTCGGCCTACCACGGCGACACCGTGGGAGCCATGAGTCTGGGCCACAGCCCGCTCTTCCATCATGTCTACCGCGACATCGTTTTCGAAACCAAGCCCGTCATGCCCCCGGCCTGCTACCGCTGCCCGTTCAACCGCGCCGCCCCGGAGAAGACCGATGCCCGCACCACCCGCCAGTGCCAATGGGAATGCGTTGGCGAAGCCGAGAAAGCCTTTGCCTCCACCGGCGAAACTGCGGCGGGCTGGGTCCTCGAACCCCGCGTCCAGGGTGCCGCGGGGTTCTTCATGCACCCGGA is a window from the Candidatus Methylacidiphilales bacterium genome containing:
- the bioA gene encoding adenosylmethionine--8-amino-7-oxononanoate transaminase; amino-acid sequence: MNVPEIALDKAHVWHPFTPNDLWLDSTFEPIVIASGEGAKLTDTAGRCYLDGNSSIWTNLHGHRRPEINQAILDQLGRVAHSSFLGLTNLPAPQLAARLATLAGPPLTRAFFSDDGSTAMEAALKIAYQFFQQNGQPRRKTFLSLGSAYHGDTVGAMSLGHSPLFHHVYRDIVFETKPVMPPACYRCPFNRAAPEKTDARTTRQCQWECVGEAEKAFASTGETAAGWVLEPRVQGAAGFFMHPEGYLQKTTALARQHGALVILDEVMTGFGRTGPLFAYQKENIQPDLLALAKGLSGGYLPLAATLATETLFQGFGGGPERTFFHGHSYTGNALGCAAALASLDLLESTHHASHRDARARTLATLAKDFWALPQVGDVRQEGSILAVELVEDFHTRRPFDPAKRLGARVCQRALHHGLLTRPVGDVLLLMPPYCTTDAELEQMVHALILSIRETIQGPCA
- a CDS encoding carboxypeptidase-like regulatory domain-containing protein, with protein sequence MKSMAATLVLLPTLMLSPVPLRAADKKAPATTPPTAPATLEATLSGTATIELRSDVKQYLAGLELVLVPEPAAAEIKKVREERWRERASRFRFNDGFNNLDLQAIGVEAIRHEIARATVDASGKYQFKALKPGSYRIYGQYKSHYAAGYWLIPVVIKKAGEAVTLDIHNGNFAEVYNYQK
- a CDS encoding 8-amino-7-oxononanoate synthase, with the translated sequence MTFDLWLQNELRLDAEQELTRELRVLPAGTVLFSTNDYLGLSSHRKVREAALAALDDAPVGARAARTLSGNQFPHALLEEKIAALKHSARALLFTSGYAAACGTLPSLAGPGDTVILDKKAHACLLDGARLSGATLRVFEHNQPGHLEDICRWTREKEAGARILIVVESVYSMDGDTAPLSAICDIKERYGAWLMVDEAHATGVFGAEGRGLCNEPQIQGRVEVQMGTLGKALGTAGGFITGSNALIELLVNRARSFLFTTAPPPALAAAAAAAVDLVLSKEGHELRLRLARHLEQLLHALPALKIHSPIVPVPVGQEAEATRWSETLLEKGIYVPAVRSPTVAKGDARLRISLTAAHREEDILSLASHLRPLMGSSGKP
- a CDS encoding aminopeptidase, with amino-acid sequence MLSDTRFDRLAEVLTGYSTDLKKGEKVLIDAFDIPDEMVVALVRAVYKRGAIPYVQQHHARVGRAVMLGITEEQLKFGGRIELQRMKGMQAYIALRGSHNIFESSDIPSEKMKLAGKILRPVMDWRIKKTKWVVLRWPTPAMAQQAQISTEQFEDFYFRVCTLDYRKMVPGMQALQRLMAKTDRVHLKGPGTDLRFSIKDIGAVICGGERNIPDGEVYSCPVKDSVEGQVSFNAPSLYQGVSFDNICLKFSKGKVVEATSNNTKRLNEILDSDAGARYIGEFSLGFNPHILHPMRDILFDEKIAGSFHFTPGQAYEEADNGNRSQVHWDMVCIQRKDYGGGEVWFDGKLIRKDGIFTTPELKALNPDRILGKK
- a CDS encoding RpiB/LacA/LacB family sugar-phosphate isomerase → MKIALAADHGGFELKEKLKGSLIAQGHEVLDFGPDHYDKQDDYPDFGKPAAQAVSQGKADRGILMCNNGIGMSILANKNPGVRAAVVYNENSARDTREHHDSNVLCLGGQEFPPERLLGFIDIWLKTPFAGGRHERRMEKIRALET
- a CDS encoding MBL fold metallo-hydrolase, with amino-acid sequence MKIRLWGTRGSIPTPSTSSFVTSRYGGDTTCVSVESGDSMIIIDGGSGLRLLGLELARRKTPVHATFFFSHVHWDHIQGFPFFLPAFKPGNSFDLYGPRLNPTPGFVGGILEKALRGQQQDLNFPVELKDMPAKMNFRDLDPDSVVEIPTSIGKLVVSNGVLHHPGGCYGYRIEEHIAGQPVKIFAFATDTEHLDDLDPNVQKLIKDAGLILYDAQYTEDEYNGVGTISHKGWGHSTWQWGLKEGRTAGVKHILLHHHDPLHDDDAVSAIESAAKEAGAKLGIKVEAAVQGTEYVL